A genomic segment from Polyangiaceae bacterium encodes:
- a CDS encoding WD40 repeat domain-containing protein has translation MMSQNPFPGPQPFRATDRAHFHGREDLSRRLEGAILVHRAVVVHGPSGSGKSSLIQASVLPNLRDAEDVRVVQLDGWPPGEDPTHWLSIAMHGELKQGSPSADSSPPEAVLNSLKRAVRGSSRILVICIDQLEQLFYPGRDTKQTERFFDCVNDILDLPLRTLRVVMSLREDYLGVFRDRLRDHRRVLGQGFRVGPLSVAELTDSVCQTATTGVPPQAWSPGDMRALMMQVRVPGQPESDDAEAQSAYGQIVCRALFQERAAGQTSTNEVAQAEPILQRYLETTLADLGALRERADRLLEDHLVSGDGGRTLRTEKELQRYFSSADLQTILTALEGAAILHAASHQGTRYFEIGHDWLARKVFEKRQIREREEERLRREEEQARALEKVRRERRVLFFITIASLVGVAGATAGALWAAAEKKKAERAEEAANRAALVAKRSEIDARDASILSGVRELSSRGKLTWAMKLLPEVALPAKRRGWVALASDLLAGNALRSTLEGHTASLTTASFSPDGKRILTAAIDGTARIWDYEGETAPIVLSEHADSITIARWSHDGKYFLTASRDGTARIYEASGKGTPVVLEGAKGPLTYADFSPDDTRVVTASRDGFVRIYPARGNMPPVEIEASKAAVYCAIFHPDGKRVFFSSHDGFVQSWDDKPRTKPVKIGKHEAAVTFLALSPDKVHLASASIDGTAHIWNIDLAKPRIVATIVHDGPVNHLAFSPDAHYVATASADHRAKVLRIGSGDPPIVLSGHKQSITQVAFHPNGKFIATASLDMTARIFRIRGGASFTLRGHESAVRTIAWSPDASAIVTAAGDGTARSADETAKIWSTRAIEQIAYGVHGPFTFHQADIAVDEMAIVTAHDDDTARVFRREDGDDFIPLTGHSGWVHHASFAPDSKSVTTASFDKSVRVFRLDKPSNPITLGQHEAEARFALFSPDATRVLSGGDDSKAMIFAVDGKSAPITLAGHRDWLVAGAWSPDGKRVVTASFDNTARIWNADGTGIAEELVGHKAEVVAVAFFPDGKRVVTASADHTARIWQSGQTSRQLLHGGPVSLIAVSFDGKFVATYSGDLLIRIWRADSDEQPIEFEANAPLRVLKFDKDGRIITLDVDNAMHTWMIDVDKLRERIVRANADCLPAAIRMLYLHEIATVADERYASCKKNPYQMPWYLPVDQAVLAVDANDVAYSLHAPTLEDYAATELGRDLVRVKVVVIPSDAAVEVDGVSVPRKHGVVVFVAKIGQVRKLHVQRGAKHRLFDIKIFADRAEPARIDLNDKPAATVTPSSTNQTRKEPANSLLPEEMQ, from the coding sequence ATGATGAGCCAGAACCCGTTTCCAGGACCGCAGCCTTTTCGAGCGACCGATCGGGCCCATTTCCACGGGCGCGAAGATCTTTCCCGGCGTCTCGAAGGGGCGATTTTGGTCCATCGCGCCGTCGTGGTTCACGGTCCATCGGGGTCTGGAAAATCGTCGCTCATCCAAGCTTCGGTGCTGCCCAACCTGCGCGATGCCGAAGACGTGCGCGTCGTGCAGCTCGATGGGTGGCCCCCTGGCGAGGATCCCACGCATTGGCTTTCGATTGCGATGCATGGCGAGCTCAAGCAAGGCTCTCCATCGGCCGATTCGTCGCCGCCCGAAGCCGTGCTCAATTCGCTGAAGCGTGCGGTTCGAGGTTCGTCCCGTATACTCGTCATTTGTATCGATCAGCTCGAACAGCTTTTTTATCCGGGCCGCGACACGAAACAAACCGAACGATTTTTCGATTGCGTGAACGACATTCTCGATTTGCCATTGCGCACGCTACGCGTCGTCATGTCGCTGCGCGAGGATTACCTCGGGGTTTTTCGCGACAGACTTCGAGATCATCGCCGCGTGCTCGGGCAAGGTTTTCGCGTGGGCCCGCTGTCGGTGGCCGAATTGACCGATTCGGTGTGCCAAACGGCGACAACTGGAGTGCCGCCGCAAGCGTGGTCGCCGGGTGACATGCGCGCGCTCATGATGCAGGTGCGCGTGCCGGGGCAACCCGAATCCGACGATGCCGAGGCGCAATCGGCGTACGGGCAAATCGTTTGTCGCGCATTGTTTCAAGAACGTGCTGCAGGTCAGACGAGTACCAATGAGGTTGCCCAAGCTGAACCCATTTTACAAAGGTATCTCGAAACCACACTTGCGGATCTCGGCGCGTTGCGCGAGCGAGCCGATCGATTGCTCGAAGATCATCTCGTCAGCGGCGATGGTGGTCGCACGTTACGTACGGAAAAGGAGCTTCAGCGCTACTTTTCGTCAGCGGATCTTCAAACGATTCTCACGGCGCTCGAAGGGGCGGCGATTTTGCACGCTGCGTCTCATCAAGGAACGCGATATTTCGAGATTGGGCACGATTGGCTGGCGCGCAAGGTATTTGAAAAACGTCAAATTCGCGAACGAGAAGAGGAACGTCTTCGTCGCGAAGAAGAGCAAGCGAGGGCGCTCGAAAAAGTGCGCAGAGAGCGTCGGGTGCTTTTCTTCATCACGATCGCTTCGCTCGTAGGTGTAGCTGGCGCTACGGCAGGCGCCCTATGGGCAGCGGCTGAAAAAAAGAAGGCCGAGCGGGCGGAGGAAGCGGCAAATCGCGCGGCGCTGGTGGCCAAAAGAAGCGAAATCGATGCCCGTGACGCTAGCATTTTGTCAGGCGTGCGTGAGCTATCGTCACGCGGAAAACTCACGTGGGCGATGAAGCTATTGCCGGAAGTCGCGTTGCCGGCAAAACGCCGAGGTTGGGTGGCTCTTGCCAGTGATCTTTTGGCAGGGAATGCTCTGCGTTCCACGCTCGAAGGACACACCGCATCCCTGACGACAGCCTCCTTTTCGCCCGATGGCAAGCGTATTCTCACGGCGGCCATCGACGGCACCGCGCGCATTTGGGATTACGAAGGTGAAACCGCACCGATTGTTTTATCAGAACATGCCGATAGCATTACGATTGCAAGATGGAGCCACGACGGCAAATACTTTCTCACAGCATCCAGGGACGGCACGGCACGTATTTACGAAGCGAGCGGCAAAGGCACTCCGGTCGTCTTGGAAGGGGCCAAAGGGCCGCTCACATATGCCGATTTCAGCCCTGACGATACGCGTGTCGTGACCGCATCTCGTGATGGGTTCGTCCGTATATATCCAGCACGTGGTAATATGCCTCCCGTTGAAATCGAGGCCAGCAAAGCGGCGGTTTATTGTGCCATTTTTCATCCGGATGGAAAACGCGTTTTTTTCTCCTCGCATGATGGTTTCGTTCAGTCCTGGGACGACAAGCCCCGCACGAAACCCGTCAAAATCGGCAAACACGAAGCCGCTGTCACGTTTCTCGCATTGAGCCCCGACAAGGTCCATCTCGCTTCCGCTTCCATCGACGGCACGGCCCACATTTGGAACATCGACCTCGCCAAACCCCGCATCGTTGCGACCATTGTTCACGACGGTCCCGTGAATCATTTGGCATTCAGCCCGGACGCGCATTACGTCGCAACGGCTTCAGCAGATCATCGAGCCAAGGTGCTTCGTATCGGTAGTGGCGATCCCCCCATCGTTCTTTCTGGCCATAAACAGTCGATTACGCAAGTCGCATTTCATCCGAATGGTAAATTCATTGCAACAGCCTCGCTGGACATGACCGCGCGCATCTTCCGTATTCGGGGCGGAGCATCCTTTACATTGCGTGGGCACGAATCCGCCGTTCGCACGATTGCGTGGAGTCCCGATGCTTCCGCCATCGTCACCGCTGCTGGTGATGGTACGGCTCGATCGGCGGATGAAACAGCAAAGATCTGGAGTACTCGAGCCATAGAGCAAATTGCGTATGGTGTTCACGGTCCTTTCACGTTTCACCAAGCGGATATCGCTGTGGATGAAATGGCGATCGTCACGGCACACGACGATGATACCGCGCGCGTTTTTCGTCGCGAGGACGGAGATGATTTCATTCCTTTGACCGGTCACAGCGGTTGGGTGCACCATGCGTCGTTCGCTCCTGACAGCAAATCTGTGACGACCGCATCGTTCGACAAGTCCGTTCGTGTGTTTCGTTTGGACAAACCATCGAATCCCATTACGCTTGGTCAGCACGAAGCCGAGGCACGATTTGCTCTGTTCAGCCCCGATGCAACGCGAGTGCTTTCTGGTGGCGACGATTCCAAGGCCATGATCTTTGCGGTCGATGGCAAGAGTGCACCCATCACGCTCGCGGGTCACCGAGATTGGCTTGTCGCAGGCGCTTGGAGCCCGGATGGTAAACGAGTCGTTACGGCGTCATTCGACAATACGGCGCGCATTTGGAATGCCGATGGAACGGGTATCGCCGAAGAGCTCGTGGGGCACAAGGCAGAAGTGGTGGCAGTGGCATTTTTCCCCGACGGAAAGCGGGTCGTTACGGCATCAGCTGATCATACGGCCCGTATTTGGCAATCCGGTCAGACGTCACGACAGCTCCTTCATGGAGGGCCCGTGTCGCTCATTGCCGTGAGCTTCGACGGAAAGTTCGTCGCGACATACTCCGGAGATCTCCTCATTCGCATCTGGCGGGCGGATTCCGATGAACAACCAATCGAGTTTGAAGCAAACGCTCCGCTCCGAGTGCTCAAGTTCGACAAAGATGGCCGAATCATCACGCTCGACGTAGACAACGCCATGCATACATGGATGATCGATGTCGACAAGCTCCGCGAGCGCATCGTGCGAGCCAACGCAGATTGTTTGCCGGCTGCAATCAGAATGCTCTACTTGCACGAAATCGCGACCGTTGCGGACGAGCGATATGCTTCATGCAAGAAAAACCCATATCAGATGCCTTGGTATCTGCCGGTCGACCAGGCGGTGCTGGCGGTGGATGCCAACGACGTCGCCTATTCCCTGCACGCGCCCACGCTCGAGGATTACGCCGCGACGGAATTGGGTCGAGACTTGGTTCGCGTCAAAGTCGTGGTAATCCCCAGCGACGCCGCGGTTGAAGTCGACGGCGTTTCCGTGCCTCGCAAACACGGCGTCGTCGTATTCGTCGCAAAAATCGGCCAAGTGCGAAAGCTACACGTGCAACGAGGCGCCAAGCATCGGTTGTTCGACATCAAGATATTTGCTGACCGTGCTGAACCGGCGCGTATCGATCTGAATGACAAACCTGCGGCGACCGTGACTCCAAGCTCGACGAACCAAACGCGAAAAGAGCCCGCAAATTCTTTGCTACCGGAAGAAATGCAATGA
- a CDS encoding Nif3-like dinuclear metal center hexameric protein — protein sequence MRLADILVVLDSIAPLRLAEGWDNVGLLVGDPSANVDRMLLCIDYTPAVAAEARAKRANLVVAYHPAIFDPMKRVVAGGGIFEAARDGIAIFSHHTALDVAEGGTNDFLADVLGLSARRPMRAPGAKFGPAPEGEMLGLGRIGMLDKPTPRTELFARIKQGLGISALLVAGPHDGDARTVAASAGAAGNMIDDALAQGADLYLTGEMRHHDALRAAKAGLTVVCALHSNSERAALGRILDRLASLLPGVEIALSAEDRDPFDVL from the coding sequence ATGCGTCTGGCTGACATCCTCGTCGTGCTCGATTCCATTGCTCCGCTGCGGCTTGCAGAAGGATGGGACAACGTTGGCCTCCTCGTGGGCGATCCTTCCGCGAACGTCGATCGAATGCTTCTGTGCATCGACTATACCCCAGCCGTGGCTGCGGAAGCGCGTGCCAAACGAGCAAACCTCGTGGTCGCCTATCACCCTGCGATTTTCGATCCGATGAAGCGTGTCGTCGCGGGTGGTGGAATCTTCGAGGCTGCTCGAGATGGGATTGCGATTTTTTCGCACCACACGGCGCTCGACGTTGCCGAAGGTGGAACGAATGATTTCTTGGCGGATGTGCTGGGCCTATCCGCGCGCAGGCCCATGCGCGCACCGGGCGCCAAATTCGGTCCCGCTCCCGAAGGCGAAATGCTGGGGCTCGGACGCATTGGAATGCTGGACAAACCCACGCCGCGCACCGAGCTTTTTGCTCGCATCAAGCAAGGTCTCGGCATTTCCGCGCTGCTCGTCGCTGGGCCGCACGATGGCGATGCTCGAACGGTCGCAGCAAGCGCTGGCGCCGCGGGAAATATGATCGACGACGCGCTCGCGCAAGGCGCGGACCTGTATTTGACAGGCGAAATGCGTCATCACGATGCATTACGCGCAGCCAAAGCAGGATTGACGGTCGTGTGTGCGCTGCATTCGAACAGCGAACGAGCGGCACTTGGGCGAATTCTAGATAGATTGGCTTCGCTGCTTCCGGGAGTCGAAATCGCACTGAGCGCTGAAGATCGGGATCCGTTCGACGTGCTGTAA
- a CDS encoding class I SAM-dependent methyltransferase: MSVSNDSSRFYVVLPVLDDALLRTIDDIRAGRQASDRIFDGLFPEPVRRVSSRFWTPINVARKAAHLLAEGDGPVLDVGAGVGKFCIIGALTTNAEFHGLEHRKELVSIANAVIDVLGLSERAHVFHGTLDDVDWSRYSSFYFCNPFEENIFPDARRFDEKVPLSKTRFHQDTARVERELDAAPVGTRVVTFHGLGGRVPATYRLMPEKTRGNPLMRMWIKVEEGSAEGRGTFDGWIDER, encoded by the coding sequence ATGAGCGTTTCGAACGATTCGTCGAGGTTTTACGTGGTTCTTCCCGTCTTGGATGATGCTCTGCTCCGAACCATCGACGACATTCGCGCTGGGCGGCAAGCCTCCGACCGCATTTTCGACGGGCTATTTCCCGAACCGGTTCGCCGCGTGTCGTCGCGATTTTGGACGCCCATCAACGTTGCGAGGAAGGCGGCCCATCTATTGGCGGAAGGTGACGGCCCGGTGCTCGATGTGGGCGCCGGTGTCGGCAAATTCTGCATCATTGGCGCTCTCACGACGAACGCTGAATTTCACGGCCTCGAGCATCGAAAGGAGCTCGTATCGATCGCCAACGCCGTCATTGATGTGTTGGGTTTGTCCGAGCGTGCCCATGTTTTTCACGGGACCCTCGACGACGTCGACTGGTCACGTTATTCGTCGTTTTATTTCTGTAATCCTTTCGAGGAAAACATTTTTCCGGACGCGCGGCGTTTCGATGAAAAGGTCCCATTAAGTAAAACCCGATTTCATCAAGATACCGCGCGCGTCGAACGGGAGCTCGATGCGGCGCCTGTTGGCACGCGGGTCGTCACGTTTCACGGTCTCGGCGGACGAGTGCCTGCGACGTATCGGCTCATGCCCGAGAAAACCCGCGGAAACCCGCTCATGCGAATGTGGATCAAGGTTGAAGAAGGAAGTGCGGAAGGTCGGGGCACCTTCGATGGTTGGATCGATGAGCGCTAA
- a CDS encoding ABC transporter ATP-binding protein, translating to MQKNRPLVAEGLVKHFGDKVAVAGLDLDIGAGEVVGLLGPNGAGKTTALRMLAGILRPTKGKVVVGGVDLAEKPLEGKTMIGFLSGDTQLYQRLSPRETLLYFGRLHGLSESHLAARIDSLVHDLEMQSFADRPCGTLSTGQKQRANIARAFLHEPSVLILDEPTNALDILSGRFIVESIRKERAAGRAILFSTHIMSEAEYLCDRIAFIHEGRVVDVGDVPALCARAGSANNLTDAFLHHVQQGQSAQSEQGGAL from the coding sequence ATGCAGAAAAATAGGCCCCTCGTCGCCGAGGGACTCGTGAAGCATTTTGGCGACAAGGTTGCCGTGGCGGGGCTCGACCTCGACATAGGCGCCGGGGAAGTCGTTGGTTTGCTCGGGCCGAATGGTGCGGGAAAAACCACGGCCCTCCGCATGCTCGCGGGCATTCTTCGCCCGACGAAGGGCAAGGTGGTCGTCGGCGGCGTGGATCTTGCCGAAAAACCGCTCGAAGGCAAAACCATGATTGGATTTCTCTCGGGTGATACGCAGCTATATCAGCGCCTTTCGCCACGTGAAACGCTTCTTTATTTTGGGAGGTTGCACGGTTTGTCCGAATCGCACCTCGCCGCGCGTATCGATTCGCTCGTGCACGATCTCGAAATGCAGAGTTTTGCCGATCGCCCATGCGGAACCTTGTCCACGGGTCAGAAGCAGCGAGCGAACATTGCCCGCGCGTTTTTGCACGAGCCTTCGGTGCTCATTTTGGACGAACCCACCAATGCACTCGACATTCTCTCCGGCAGATTCATCGTAGAATCCATTCGCAAGGAACGCGCAGCCGGTCGCGCCATTCTATTTTCCACGCACATCATGAGCGAAGCGGAATACTTGTGCGATCGCATTGCCTTCATTCACGAAGGCCGCGTCGTCGACGTGGGTGACGTGCCCGCGCTTTGCGCACGCGCCGGAAGCGCAAACAATCTCACCGACGCGTTTTTGCATCATGTGCAGCAAGGCCAATCCGCCCAATCGGAGCAAGGGGGTGCGCTGTGA